A genomic region of Pseudochaenichthys georgianus chromosome 12, fPseGeo1.2, whole genome shotgun sequence contains the following coding sequences:
- the oacyl gene encoding O-acyltransferase like protein has product MYDAFGKMGSNVKGGNANRPGLLQQCRSAHGPSFSAQYCEVFLKQGTVQYFVGICVPESCGEEDVEILVLDGSLQFGQTSLIPPLPHILVNQSTQEMIMTHCLSAIAPGALDAISLFVCCVMVAIPLTATLLTAIIKWQRKREVRPSAQTSCSNTGLNLYGTYSSDINHDTEENSSSSPSITSRSFLYRCLQAFSIQNTSQGVLSTSSSVPGGGYSSLNGIRVLSLLWIICGHSAQFPVINNLDNYKNWRTTVESNALHVLTISGPVFLAVDTFLLLGGLLSARSLLGSINKADDNLSPSLVANYLLRRIKRIQPLHMFVMCLTIGLISLIQWGPYWFPFIDTLMDCKTYWWANLFLISNLLPVHEICIPWSWYLSLDFQCYATTPLLVYFYRLNRGVFIVVAGGLLLMTTVAGAVVTALMHLPVFQPSTLTSEYYVLYYYVKPYTRYGPFLIGILAGIYLTTKKDPLLKHKWQAALGWIFCLSVMAAVIGLSYILKETPASPSVPHALYQGLHRPLWALAVTWIILACEDGYGGLIKNLLSLGFWVPLSNLSFACYLTHPVFIILYIGLQETPIHYTDINFMYLFFGHLVLTLVFSYVFTLLVEKPYLLLKWRAGVGEVRRRHGEGLSGGTKVVLENCPTPQEGEAGNHPSCVQ; this is encoded by the exons A TGTACGATGCATTTGGAAAGATGGGCAGCAATGTGAAAGGAGGCAATGCAAACCGGCCTGGCCTGCTGCAGCAGTGTCGCTCTGCACACGGGCCCTCTTTCTCTGCACAGTACTGTGAGGTGTTCCTTAAACAG GGAACAGTCCAGTACTTTGTGGGGATTTGTGTTCCTGAATCCTGTGGAGAAGAAGATGTGGAAATTCTGGTGCTGGACG ggaGTCTTCAGTTTGGTCAGACGTCCCTCATTCCTCCTTTACCTCACATCCTGGTCAATCAGTCCACTCAGGAGATGATCATGACCCACTGCTTGTCTGCGATTGCACCCGGTGCATTAGATGCCATCTCTCT GTTTGTTTGTTGTGTAATGGTAGCCATCCCTCTTACGGCGACCCTGTTGACGGCTATAATAAAGTGGCAAAGAAAGAGAGAGGTCAGGCCATCAGCGCAGACTTCCTGTTCAAACACAGGCCTCAACCTTTATGGGACCTACAGTAGTGATATCAATCATGACACGGAGGAAAATAGTAGTA GCAGCCCCAGCATCACATCCCGAAGCTTTTTGTACCGGTGCCTTCAGGCGTTCTCCATACAGAACACCAGCCAGGGAGTCCTGAGCACCTCCTCATCCGTCCCAGGAGGAGGCTACTCCTCCTTGAACGGCATCCGCGTTCTCAGCCTGTTATGGATCATATGTGGACACTCTGCTCAGTTCCCTGTTATAAACAATCTGG ATAACTACAAAAACTGGAGGACAACAGTTGAAAGCAACGCTCTGCATGTGCTTACCATCAGCGGGCCCGTTTTTCTAGCCGTGGACACCTTTTTACTGCTAGG GGGTCTGCTTAGTGCGAGGTCTCTGCTGGGCTCCATAAACAAGGCTGATGACAATTTGAGTCCGAGTTTGGTGGCTAACTACCTCCTCAGGAGGATTAAAAG GATTCAACCACTGCATATGTTTGTTATGTGTCTAACGATTGGCCTCATCTCACTGATCCAGTGGGGACCCTACTGGTTCCCATTTATAGATACACTGATGGATTGTAAGACGTACTGGTGGGCTAACTTATTTTTGATAAGCAATCTTCTTCCAGTCCATGAAATA TGTATCCCTTGGTCATGGTACCTGTCTCTGGACTTCCAGTGTTATGCCACCACTCCTCTGTTGGTCTATTTTTACAGACT AAACAGAGGTGTGTTCATAGTTGTTGCTGGAGGTCTTCTGCTGATGACCACTGTGGCCGGAGCTGTTGTAACTGCACTCATGCATCTGCCTGTCTTTCAGCCATCTACCCT GACGTCTGAGTATTACGTCTTATATTACTATGTCAAACCTTACACAAGGTATGGGCCATTTTTAATAGGGATCTTGGCTGGAATATATTTGACAACAAAGAAAGACCCACTGTTAAAACATAAG TGGCAGGCAGCACTTGGTTGGATCTTCTGTCTGTCCGTCATGGCTGCGGTGATTGGATTGTCTTACATCCTCAAGGAGACCCCAGCCTCGCCCTCTGTGCCCCACGCCCTCTACCAGGGTCTGCACAGGCCGCTCTGGGCTCTGGCTGTGACCTGGATCATACTGGCCTGTGAGGATGGGTATGGAG GTTTGATCAAAAACCTCTTGTCCCTGGGGTTCTGGGTTCCTCTTTCCAACCTTAGTTTTGCCTGCTATCTGACACATCCCGTCTTCATAATCCTTTACATTGGCCTGCAAGAGACCCCAATCCACTACACAGACATAAACTTT ATGTATCTGTTCTTTGGACACCTGGTGCTCACGCTGGTGTTCAGCTATGTGTTTACCCTGCTGGTTGAGAAGCCATACCTCCTCCTAAAATGGAGAG cgggtgtgggagaagttcggagaagacatggagaaggactttcgggcggcaccaaagttgttcttgaaaactgtccgacacctcaggagggggaagcagggaaccatccaagctgtgtacagtaa
- the znf532 gene encoding zinc finger protein 532 isoform X1 — protein MGDMNTPDFDDLLAAFDIPDMVDPKAAIESGPNDDHDGQLKQPSGGVNANDDESQNPSHDIGVSVIVKNIRNKNTSRPNETISETDEKFHSQHYTASIDNALYNGFLPSGQPASLYTKNGWNTPSKEGQPVVNQSPTFNQLSPSSAEEFDDNDKIEVDDPMDKQGGQSFFKSMTKTESPNPKSPVSIARVSSTIRNQKPDQNNNTNGTLEGSKSDKPPQLGLPEGEQKETVLKSQRLESKEAGKQMDHVNESIVSQFQAKSSAKLSSCIAAIVALSENKSIATDLPVLNLATTQKELTNTNPIALVKPHKLESALEFAKRLLTRQPDSPTSVMSEGSSKDSPASSTDTPTVIPKVRIKTIKTSSGQIKRTVTRVVPEFSAIFSSLTRPSLPIEITKQITIKPVATAFVSVSAVKTTGSQVINLKLANNITVKATVIPAASMQSASSAILKAMQQQTVRVPASSLVPKTVHLSNLNLLPQTISPAVCGLKQALSSSKQPQQVKHQTSLAGRASKKVSTIQVFTNSQSSVVDAFNKVLSSVNPVPVYVPNLSPPTSACISLPSRGYKCLECGDSFALEKSLTHHFERRSVRIEVTCNHCAKGLVFYNKCSLLSHARGHKDKGVVMQCSHLILKPIPVDQMITPSPSSGPANLNGIISNSQVQAPTSQIPGRVASEGSQTKVISAPCSAPLVAAMPLGDDALKVCRHSLKCLECNKIFQDGSSLDMHYQQAVDSSGQKTCTICQMLLPNQCSFQSHQRIHQHKSPHICPECGASCRSVHFQSHVTKNCLHYSRRVGYRCIHCSVIFADVASVKSHIQSSHCEIFYKCPLCPMAFKTAPGTHSHANTQHPGMKAGEPKMIYKCSMCDTVFTLQSLLNTHFDQHIVNQKVSVFKCPDCFMQYAQKQLMMDHIKAIHGTLKTIEGPPNLGINLPLGTMPTNSNNNNNSNSPKYNKNKTNNNNKDGGNVNGQDKGITKPSSSPRKKTNTNCSSDLKSPPCSGYTCGDCRSLFSSREVFVVHMRSEHGKILKKHPCRQCEKSFSSSHSLCRHNRLKHKELRKVYTCPHCPALSPPFSKRVLLDQHIHLTHGVKEGKTVNSDNTEVLPDKDTTLSPKRKPEEDEESPGLMSRGSGSQPLKRLKVNILKVQKCAVCGLTTEDIAAFHEHISQHKSDGSSYQCQECGLCYTSHRSLARHLFIVHRLKEQQGLALYNGRGKDDDENQLDVTDVTPNTKCKVCGMRFETEGNLNTHMRTHGMAFIKSKRLSAAEK, from the exons ATGGGAGATATGAATACACCAGACTTTGATGACCTACTAGCGGCTTTCGACATCCCGGACATGGTGGATCCCAAAGCTGCTATTGAATCTGGCCCTAACGATGACCATGACGGACAGCTAAAGCAACCTAGTGGTGGGGTGAATGCCAATGATGACGAGTCCCAGAACCCGTCACATGACATTGGTGTTAGTGTCATTGTCAAGAACATCAGAAACAAAAACACTAGCAGGCCTAATGAAACCATATCAGAGACGGATGAAAAGTTCCATTCCCAACACTATACTGCTAGCATTGACAATGCACTTTATAATGGCTTTTTGCCTTCAGGACAACCTGCTAGTCTTTACACCAAGAATGGATGGAACACTCCCAGCAAGGAAGGACAGCCAGTTGTCAATCAATCACCTACATTCAATCAGCTCAGCCCCAGCAGTGCTGAAGAGTTTGATGACAATGATAAAATAGAGGTAGATGACCCTATGGACAAACAGGGAGGTCAGTCATTCTTTAAGTCCATGACTAAGACAGAAAGCCCAAATCCCAAGTCTCCTGTATCAATCGCTAGAGTTTCCAGCACAATCAGGAACCAAAAACCTGAtcaaaacaacaacaccaaTGGCACTCTCGAAGGTTCCAAGTCGGATAAGCCCCCTCAATTAGGTTTACCTGAGGGGGAACAAAAGGAAACTGTCCTCAAGTCTCAACGTCTGGAGTCCAAGGAGGCTGGAAAGCAAATGGATCATGTTAATGAGTCCATTGTGTCTCAATTCCAAGCCAAGTCCTCTGCAAAACTTTCGTCTTGTATAGCAGCAATAGTAGCTCTCAGTGAAAACAAGTCTATCGCTACAGACttgcctgttttgaatttgGCCACAACACAGAAGGAACTAACCAATACAAATCCCATAGCTCTAGTAAAGCCACACAAGCTGGAGTCAGCCCTAGAGTTTGCAAAGCGGCTGCTCACAAGACAACCAGACAGCCCCACTAGTGTCATGAGTGAGGGTAGCAGTAAAGATTCCCCTGCCTCAAGCACAGATACCCCAACGGTCATCCCGAAAGTCAGGATCAAAACAATCAAGACGTCATCGGGGCAGATCAAGCGTACTGTCACCCGAGTTGTGCCAGAGTTCAGTGCAATTTTCTCATCTCTTACAAGGCCCTCTCTGCCAATTGAAATAACCAAGCAAATTACTATTAAACCTGTGGCAACAGCTTTCGTGTCTGTCTCAGCAGTCAAGACCACTGGTTCCCAAGTCATAAACCTGAAGCTAGCTAACAACATCACAGTCAAAGCAACTGTCATCCCTGCTGCATCAATGCAAAGTGCCAGCAGTGCCATCCTGAAAGCCATGCAGCAACAGACGGTAAGGGTACCTGCCTCCAGTCTTGTGCCAAAAACAGTCCATCTAAGTAACCTCAATCTTCTGCCTCAGACtatatctcctgctgtatgtggTCTGAAACAGGCCCTGTCCTCCTCCAAACAACCACAGCAAGTCAAGCATCAGACAAGTCTTGCTGGCCGGGCCTCAAAGAAAGTCTCCACTATTCAAGTGTTTACCAACTCTCAAAGCTCTGTAGTGGACGCCTTCAATAAAGTCCTGAGTAGCGTAAACCCAGTCCCTGTGTATGTCCCGAACCTCTCTCCACCAACCTCAGCTTGCATCTCTCTACCCTCACGTGGCTACAAGTGCCTGGAGTGTGGAGATTCGTTTGCTCTTGAGAAGAGCCTGACACATCACTTTGAACGTCGCAGTGTGCGGATCGAGGTCACGTGCAACCACTGTGCCAAAGGTCTAGTGTTCTACAACAAATGCAGCCTCTTGTCTCATGCCAGGGGCCACAAGGACAAAGGGGTGGTCATGCAATGCTCACATCTAATCCTAAAACCCATCCCTGTAGATCAGATGATAACTCCATCACCCTCATCAGGCCCAGCCAACCTAAATGGCATCATCTCCAACTCCCAAGTTCAAGCACCCACCAGTCAAATCCCAGGAAGAGTTGCCAGTGAAGGGTCCCAAACTAAAGTGATTTCAGCTCCATGCAGTGCTCCTCTTGTGGCAGCCATGCCATTGGGGGATGATGCATTGAAGGTCTGCAGGCACAGCCTAAAATGCTTGGAGTGTAACAAAATATTCCAGGATGGCAGCTCGCTAGATATGCATTACCAACAGGCAGTGGATTCCAGTGGACAG aaaacatgcaCCATCTGCCAAATGCTTCTCCCAAATCAGTGCAGCTTTCAGTCACACCAGCGAATCCACCAGCACAAGTCTCCTCACATCTGCCCTGAGTGTGGCGCCAGCTGCCGTTCTGTCCACTTCCAATCACATGTCACCAAGAACTGCCTGCATTACAGCCGTAGAGTCGGCTACCG CTGTATACACTGTAGTGTGATCTTCGCTGATGTTGCATCTGTAAAATCTCACATCCAGAGTTCTCACTGTGAGATATTCTATAAATGTCCTCTCTGCCCAATGGCCTTCAAGACTGCACCTGGAACACACTCTCATGCAAACACACAGCATCCAGGAATGAAGGCAGGAGAGCCCAA GATGATCTACAAGTGTTCCATGTGTGATACCGTGTTCACATTGCAATCCCTGCTCAACACGCACTTTGACCAGCACATTGTCAATCAAAAGGTTTCAGTATTCAAGTGCCCCGATTGCTTCATGCAATACGCACAGAAACAGCTCATGATGGACCATATCAAG GCCATCCATGGAACCCTGAAAACCATTGAGGGTCCACCAAACCTGGGCATCAACCTTCCTCTCGGCACTATGCCTACTAACtccaataacaacaacaacagcaacagccccaaatataataaaaataaaacaaataataacaacaaagatGGAGGAAATGTAAATGGTCAAGATAAGGGAATCACTAAGCCTTCATCTTCACCTCGAAAGAAAACAAACACTAACTGCTCATCGGACCTGAAGAGCCCACCATGCTCAGGATACACATGTGGAGACTGTAGGAGCCTCTTTAGTTCCAGAGAAGTCTTTGTGGTTCACATGAGAAGTGAACACGGAAAG ATTCTCAAGAAACACCCTTGTCGGCAGTGTGAGAAGTCGTTCAGCTCCTCCCACAGTCTCTGCCGACACAACCGTCTCAAACACAAGGAACTGCGGAAGGTCTACACCTGCCC GCACTGTCCAGCTCTCAGTCCTCCGTTCAGTAAAAGAGTGCTGCTGGATCAGCATATACATCTGACACATGGGGTCAAAGAGGGGAAGACGGTCAACTCGGACAATACGGAGGTTTTACCGGACAAGGATACG ACCCTAAGCCCCAAAAGGAAGCCAGAAGAGGACGAGGAGTCTCCAGGCCTGATGTCCAGGGGCTCCGGCTCACAGCCGTTAAAGAGGCTCAAAGTTAATATCCTTAAAGTTCAAAAGTGTGCCGTCTGTGGACTCACAACTGAAGACATTGCCGCTTTCCATGAGCACATTTCCCAGCACAAGTCTGATGGCTCTTCCTACCAGTGTCAAGAGTGCGGCCTGTGCTACACCTCCCACCGCTCGCTGGCCCGACACCTCTTTATCGTCCATCGGCTAAAGGAGCAGCAGGGTCTCGCCCTATACAATGGACGGGGCAAGGATGACGATGAGAACCAGCTGGACGTAACAGACGTAACACCAAACACCAAATGCAAAGTGTGCGGGATGAGGTTTGAGACTGAGGGAAACCTAAACACTCACATGAGGACACATGGGATGGCTTTTATAAAGTCTAAGAGACTGAGTGCGGCTGAGAAGTGA
- the znf532 gene encoding zinc finger protein 532 isoform X2, producing the protein MGDMNTPDFDDLLAAFDIPDMVDPKAAIESGPNDDHDGQLKQPSGGVNANDDESQNPSHDIGVSVIVKNIRNKNTSRPNETISETDEKFHSQHYTASIDNALYNGFLPSGQPASLYTKNGWNTPSKEGQPVVNQSPTFNQLSPSSAEEFDDNDKIEVDDPMDKQGGQSFFKSMTKTESPNPKSPVSIARVSSTIRNQKPDQNNNTNGTLEGSKSDKPPQLGLPEGEQKETVLKSQRLESKEAGKQMDHVNESIVSQFQAKSSAKLSSCIAAIVALSENKSIATDLPVLNLATTQKELTNTNPIALVKPHKLESALEFAKRLLTRQPDSPTSVMSEGSSKDSPASSTDTPTVIPKVRIKTIKTSSGQIKRTVTRVVPEFSAIFSSLTRPSLPIEITKQITIKPVATAFVSVSAVKTTGSQVINLKLANNITVKATVIPAASMQSASSAILKAMQQQTKTCTICQMLLPNQCSFQSHQRIHQHKSPHICPECGASCRSVHFQSHVTKNCLHYSRRVGYRCIHCSVIFADVASVKSHIQSSHCEIFYKCPLCPMAFKTAPGTHSHANTQHPGMKAGEPKMIYKCSMCDTVFTLQSLLNTHFDQHIVNQKVSVFKCPDCFMQYAQKQLMMDHIKAIHGTLKTIEGPPNLGINLPLGTMPTNSNNNNNSNSPKYNKNKTNNNNKDGGNVNGQDKGITKPSSSPRKKTNTNCSSDLKSPPCSGYTCGDCRSLFSSREVFVVHMRSEHGKILKKHPCRQCEKSFSSSHSLCRHNRLKHKELRKVYTCPHCPALSPPFSKRVLLDQHIHLTHGVKEGKTVNSDNTEVLPDKDTTLSPKRKPEEDEESPGLMSRGSGSQPLKRLKVNILKVQKCAVCGLTTEDIAAFHEHISQHKSDGSSYQCQECGLCYTSHRSLARHLFIVHRLKEQQGLALYNGRGKDDDENQLDVTDVTPNTKCKVCGMRFETEGNLNTHMRTHGMAFIKSKRLSAAEK; encoded by the exons ATGGGAGATATGAATACACCAGACTTTGATGACCTACTAGCGGCTTTCGACATCCCGGACATGGTGGATCCCAAAGCTGCTATTGAATCTGGCCCTAACGATGACCATGACGGACAGCTAAAGCAACCTAGTGGTGGGGTGAATGCCAATGATGACGAGTCCCAGAACCCGTCACATGACATTGGTGTTAGTGTCATTGTCAAGAACATCAGAAACAAAAACACTAGCAGGCCTAATGAAACCATATCAGAGACGGATGAAAAGTTCCATTCCCAACACTATACTGCTAGCATTGACAATGCACTTTATAATGGCTTTTTGCCTTCAGGACAACCTGCTAGTCTTTACACCAAGAATGGATGGAACACTCCCAGCAAGGAAGGACAGCCAGTTGTCAATCAATCACCTACATTCAATCAGCTCAGCCCCAGCAGTGCTGAAGAGTTTGATGACAATGATAAAATAGAGGTAGATGACCCTATGGACAAACAGGGAGGTCAGTCATTCTTTAAGTCCATGACTAAGACAGAAAGCCCAAATCCCAAGTCTCCTGTATCAATCGCTAGAGTTTCCAGCACAATCAGGAACCAAAAACCTGAtcaaaacaacaacaccaaTGGCACTCTCGAAGGTTCCAAGTCGGATAAGCCCCCTCAATTAGGTTTACCTGAGGGGGAACAAAAGGAAACTGTCCTCAAGTCTCAACGTCTGGAGTCCAAGGAGGCTGGAAAGCAAATGGATCATGTTAATGAGTCCATTGTGTCTCAATTCCAAGCCAAGTCCTCTGCAAAACTTTCGTCTTGTATAGCAGCAATAGTAGCTCTCAGTGAAAACAAGTCTATCGCTACAGACttgcctgttttgaatttgGCCACAACACAGAAGGAACTAACCAATACAAATCCCATAGCTCTAGTAAAGCCACACAAGCTGGAGTCAGCCCTAGAGTTTGCAAAGCGGCTGCTCACAAGACAACCAGACAGCCCCACTAGTGTCATGAGTGAGGGTAGCAGTAAAGATTCCCCTGCCTCAAGCACAGATACCCCAACGGTCATCCCGAAAGTCAGGATCAAAACAATCAAGACGTCATCGGGGCAGATCAAGCGTACTGTCACCCGAGTTGTGCCAGAGTTCAGTGCAATTTTCTCATCTCTTACAAGGCCCTCTCTGCCAATTGAAATAACCAAGCAAATTACTATTAAACCTGTGGCAACAGCTTTCGTGTCTGTCTCAGCAGTCAAGACCACTGGTTCCCAAGTCATAAACCTGAAGCTAGCTAACAACATCACAGTCAAAGCAACTGTCATCCCTGCTGCATCAATGCAAAGTGCCAGCAGTGCCATCCTGAAAGCCATGCAGCAACAGACG aaaacatgcaCCATCTGCCAAATGCTTCTCCCAAATCAGTGCAGCTTTCAGTCACACCAGCGAATCCACCAGCACAAGTCTCCTCACATCTGCCCTGAGTGTGGCGCCAGCTGCCGTTCTGTCCACTTCCAATCACATGTCACCAAGAACTGCCTGCATTACAGCCGTAGAGTCGGCTACCG CTGTATACACTGTAGTGTGATCTTCGCTGATGTTGCATCTGTAAAATCTCACATCCAGAGTTCTCACTGTGAGATATTCTATAAATGTCCTCTCTGCCCAATGGCCTTCAAGACTGCACCTGGAACACACTCTCATGCAAACACACAGCATCCAGGAATGAAGGCAGGAGAGCCCAA GATGATCTACAAGTGTTCCATGTGTGATACCGTGTTCACATTGCAATCCCTGCTCAACACGCACTTTGACCAGCACATTGTCAATCAAAAGGTTTCAGTATTCAAGTGCCCCGATTGCTTCATGCAATACGCACAGAAACAGCTCATGATGGACCATATCAAG GCCATCCATGGAACCCTGAAAACCATTGAGGGTCCACCAAACCTGGGCATCAACCTTCCTCTCGGCACTATGCCTACTAACtccaataacaacaacaacagcaacagccccaaatataataaaaataaaacaaataataacaacaaagatGGAGGAAATGTAAATGGTCAAGATAAGGGAATCACTAAGCCTTCATCTTCACCTCGAAAGAAAACAAACACTAACTGCTCATCGGACCTGAAGAGCCCACCATGCTCAGGATACACATGTGGAGACTGTAGGAGCCTCTTTAGTTCCAGAGAAGTCTTTGTGGTTCACATGAGAAGTGAACACGGAAAG ATTCTCAAGAAACACCCTTGTCGGCAGTGTGAGAAGTCGTTCAGCTCCTCCCACAGTCTCTGCCGACACAACCGTCTCAAACACAAGGAACTGCGGAAGGTCTACACCTGCCC GCACTGTCCAGCTCTCAGTCCTCCGTTCAGTAAAAGAGTGCTGCTGGATCAGCATATACATCTGACACATGGGGTCAAAGAGGGGAAGACGGTCAACTCGGACAATACGGAGGTTTTACCGGACAAGGATACG ACCCTAAGCCCCAAAAGGAAGCCAGAAGAGGACGAGGAGTCTCCAGGCCTGATGTCCAGGGGCTCCGGCTCACAGCCGTTAAAGAGGCTCAAAGTTAATATCCTTAAAGTTCAAAAGTGTGCCGTCTGTGGACTCACAACTGAAGACATTGCCGCTTTCCATGAGCACATTTCCCAGCACAAGTCTGATGGCTCTTCCTACCAGTGTCAAGAGTGCGGCCTGTGCTACACCTCCCACCGCTCGCTGGCCCGACACCTCTTTATCGTCCATCGGCTAAAGGAGCAGCAGGGTCTCGCCCTATACAATGGACGGGGCAAGGATGACGATGAGAACCAGCTGGACGTAACAGACGTAACACCAAACACCAAATGCAAAGTGTGCGGGATGAGGTTTGAGACTGAGGGAAACCTAAACACTCACATGAGGACACATGGGATGGCTTTTATAAAGTCTAAGAGACTGAGTGCGGCTGAGAAGTGA